From the Helicoverpa armigera isolate CAAS_96S chromosome 27, ASM3070526v1, whole genome shotgun sequence genome, one window contains:
- the LOC110373755 gene encoding uncharacterized protein LOC110373755 isoform X7 — MEPRHSPKRFKNLTISNSFKIHCLHSALVFVKNNLTKNIEFPELTSEQAEFIQLLLQSIITFADCENVSEVNELYRALWEAVKIHSTKYDFKVNIDSCGDKKSLVFEKLPKQKRVESATYTKQRRINITPPLSLNEHTVTENQSNVTEMVICTNQEISANDSTVSEIQPVVTTDQSMGPNEPVGFNDPVGFNDPVGLKDRAIDNTEPKTEVTTNQPERQTQRDVTDQPTTIINEPVVSTNQIMGSNELAINTVQIIQTEVTTNEPVVQIQDEIKIPTDSSSGPTINGIDPAVNTNQPTLSVNKPDISVIEPGVSTKQPAVETESAVGIIDQVDSNQSTDQNEPCPSGPEEPITSSAVDINPVVEQPNANNSVTLTNQLVDKKQPVLNVNQPVFTPSQPVFTPSQPVFTPSQPVVTPSQPVVTPSQTVVTPSQPVVTPSQPVFTPSQPVFTPSQPVFTPSQPVVTPSQPVVSVNGPMTGENKSTGLKPFACYNREDLIIKNPSQKTKIYPPIKPSPKKIQKMKNKATFVYRLPKTFLCNAFKTIIKFLADERRDKMIFVPTTQDELVFYRKCMEWTKVELDAIFDAEYKFYVNQIVEYLSYMKVQVPKPAKECFNLATGIREVTYVKKKKHHCNGKPMVKPPVPEFKIPNIVTSKPIVIPPVPEFKIPNIHTSLRNKKKNKKLKNKDLVKLRTPKSKTSVVGVSDNKISKKSSDSSSVSSSSRGTSQERKKKTKKARKIKKRLPQEMEVAPKSTSCNGKKMRWGDDARKEQLIEALSVPVQSDKAMRIMRGMGWSGGALGARGEGITEPIMPVLDLPKGYGFGAYKLTPQPEMVPKKRAPPKPVTVWPTDSSEEAQLSENDIIVEKTKELLYTKPSFDTFMKGDGNQPKMDLEIIDLDAEYPDDNFKKAEVPKKTSKAKKTKTETVKAKLIKSIMQIPTQTRHGALLDQNPNYIIEFEPRNFRKEVLETVLEILTTDLKAKSLTFDRPISQKNKQYMLHLLKNLKYSSNVQVAWNEQCLADEIVEKYKDLPDVFVKGSVSDDRLVVEFEKLQIINEDRDTNEIIQDENVCEVTDYIRSCGVKCDTRKALDNLKFRVLTLMKILDFVKSDNEEIEIEFNNVLPKKHRNYIQSALDSINLRHRLGESKPEGDLSDEIKKFIGDVFISHMFNHRYSAVTYSKHFHTKRFHTPPVNENRRKVDKRKTEEIIDLDNNNSKPDHTDSTDNSKITDNLEITDNPEITDKPEITDNPKITDKENNETADCEVTGSDYVVTVDENDVTVDENNVTDNDCIDLSSDEDSFRISPKILPPRDETVSMFEYLCMYDTSNYSFKAEKPNGSVEDEKDNISESQVTNNWDIETENQDETMVEIGLNNQIQENIEKEELIEVNEDESSKEISEKSSKMDDEEIIKRIDDIIKTEDKTDCDISFDKEDLVLSEENYDNQSLEASHSKTGEIENGIDITDKKSTEINHVYIVNLHYPTEIIKNEKAKAVQEVISKQIMLSKELPLLKCHGVQYGALIYTCHNKNTFDFLENSIKNIGDLKVLNTINVTKMAAKLFCLFDFDSVYLFNMIELYNKEVSTKQWVVESKEFCDGNTIFIIEMDKDSIDFIHASDLSLFAGVDKVEFSLIWE, encoded by the exons ATGGAACCTCGTCATTCACCAAAAAGGTTCAAAAACCTCACAATATctaacagttttaaaatccactGCTTACACTCAGCACTGGTATTCGTAAAAAATAATCTGACcaaaaatatagaatttccgGAATTAACGTCCGAGCAGGCGGAATTCATACAGTTGTTATTGCAAAGTATTATAACCTTTGCCGACTGTGAAAATGTCTCTGAGGTCAATGAACTATATAGAGCTTTGTGGGAAGCGGTCAAAATTCACAGTACAAAGTAtgattttaaagttaatataGACAGTTGCGGTGATAAAAA GAGTCTAGTCTTTGAAAAATTACCAAAACAGAAAAGGGTTGAGAGTGCGACTTATACAAAACAACGCAGGATCAATATAACACCACCACTTAGCTTAAACGAACATACAGTCACTGAAAATCAATCAAATGTTACAGAAATGGTTATTTGTACAAACCAAGAAATTAGTGCAAATGATTCTACTGTAAGTGAGATTCAACCAGTTGTTACCACAGACCAATCTATGGGTCCAAATGAACCTGTGGGCTTTAATGACCCTGTGGGCTTTAATGACCCTGTGGGTTTAAAAGACCGTGCCATTGATAACACAGAACCCAAAACTGAAGTTACCACAAATCAACCAGAAAGGCAGACACAAAGAGATGTAACAGACCAACCCACAACTATTATAAATGAACCAGTTGTTAGCACAAACCAAATTATGGGTTCAAATGAACTAGCTATTAATACTGTACAAATAATACAAACTGAAGTTACCACAAATGAACCAGTAGTACAAATAcaagatgaaataaaaatacccaCTGATAGTTCAAGTGGACCAACTATAAATGGTATAGACCCAGCTGTGAACACAAACCAACCGACACTTAGTGTAAACAAACCAGATATAAGTGTGATTGAACCGGGTGTAAGCACAAAGCAACCTGCAGTAGAGACTGAATCAGCTGTTGGTATCATAGATCAGGTAGACTCAAACCAATCTACGGACCAAAATGAACCATGTCCAAGTGGACCAGAAGAACCAATAACCAGTTCTGCGGTTGATATAAACCCAGTAGTTGAACAACCTAATGCCAACAACTCTGTCACACTCACTAACCAACTAGTTGATAAGAAACAACCCGTTCTTAATGTGAATCAACCAGTGTTTACCCCAAGTCAACCAGTGTTTACCCCAAGTCAACCAGTGTTTACCCCAAGTCAACCAGTGGTTACCCCAAGTCAACCAGTGGTTACCCCAAGTCAAACAGTGGTTACCCCAAGTCAACCAGTGGTTACCCCAAGTCAACCAGTGTTCACCCCAAGTCAACCAGTGTTTACCCCAAGTCAACCAGTGTTTACCCCAAGTCAACCAGTGGTCACCCCAAGTCAACCAGTTGTTAGTGTAAACGGACCTATGACTGGTGAAAACAAATCAACTGGACTAAAACCATTCGCATGTTATAATCGCGAAGATCTTATTATCAAAAATCCAagtcaaaaaactaaaat ATACCCTCCGATAAAACCGTCgccgaaaaaaatacaaaaaatgaaaaacaaagccACTTTTGTATACAGATTGCCTAAAACATTCCTTTGCAATGCTTTTAAAACTATCATAAAATTTCTAGCAGACGAGAGAAGGGATAAAATGATATTCGTACCTACTACTCAGGATGAGTTAGTGTTCTATAGAAAATGTATGGAATGGACTAAAGTGGAACTTGACGCGATTTTCGACGCagaatataaattttatgttaatcAAATCGTTGAATATTTGTCTTACATGAAAGTTCAGGTGCCGAAACCTGCCAAGGAATGTTTTAATCTAGCCACTGGTATTAG GGAGGTGACTTATGTCAAGAAAAAGAAACACCATTGCAACGG caAACCTATGGTAAAACCGCCGGTACCAGAATTCAAAATTCCCAACATTGTTACAAG caAACCGATAGTAATACCGCCCGTACCAGAATTCAAAATTCCCAACATTCATACAAG cttgaggaataagaagaaaaataaaaagttaaagaatAAAGACTTAGTAAAACTGAGAACACCAAAAAGCAAAACATCGGTTGTAGGCGTGAG cGACAATAAGATATCTAAGAAATCTTCCGACTCAAGCAGTGTTAGCAGCAGCAGTCGAGGAACTAGccaggaaagaaagaaaaaaactaagaaagctaggaaaattaaaaa aCGTTTGCCACAGGAAATGGAAGTGGCACCTAAAAGTACGAGCTGTAATGGCAAGAAGATGCGATGGGGCGACGACGCGAGGAAGGAACAACTTATAGAGGCTCTGTCTGTGCCCGTGCAGAGTGATAAAGCTATGAG AATAATGCGTGGTATGGGCTGGAGCGGCGGGGCGCTGGGCGCGAGGGGAGAGGGCATCACTGAGCCTATTATGCCTGTTCTCGATCTT CCCAAAGGATATGGTTTCGGTGCTTACAAACTAACGCCCCAACCGGAAATGGTTCCCAAAAAACGTGCACCACCCAAACCGGTCACAGTTTGGCCAACAGACAGTAGCGAGGAAGCACAACTATCAGAAAACGATATTATTGTAGAAAAAACTAAAGAATTACTCTATACAAAACCTTCATTTGATACATTCATGAAAGGAGATGGCAATCAACCAAAAATGGATCTGGAAATTATAGATTTAGACGCCGAATATCCAGATGATAATTTCAAAAAAGCGGAGGTCCCAAAAAAGACCTCTAAagctaaaaaaactaaaacagaGACCGTTAAAGCGAAACTTATAAAATCTATAATGCAAATACCTACTCAGACCAGACATGGGGCACTGCTCGATCAAAACCCAAACTATATTATAGAATTTGAACCCAGAAATTTCCGCAAAGAAGTTCTAGAGACAGTTCTAGAAATTTTGACAACGGACTTGAAAGCAAAGAGTCTGACATTTGACAGACCCATCAGTCAGAAAAATAAGCAATATATGTTGCATTTGTTGAAAAATCTTAAATATAGTAGCAATGTGCAGGTAGCATGGAATGAACAATGTCTAGCCGATGAGATTGTGGAGAAATATAAGGATTTACCCGATGTTTTTGTAAAGGGTTCCGTTTCTGATGATCGATt GGTAGTGGAATTCGAAAAGCTACAAATCATCAACGAAGATCGTGACACCAACGAAATTATACAGGACGAAAACGTTTGTGAAGTTACCGACTATATAAGATCCTGTGGCGTCAAATGTGATACGCGAAAAGCTTTGGACAACCTAAAATTCAGGGTTCTAACACTTATGAAAATACTAGATTTTGTCAAGTCAGATAATGAAGAAATTGAAATAGAATTCAATAATGTTTTGCCGAAAAAACATAGGAATTATATTCAGTCTGCTTTGGATAGTATCAATTTAAGACATAGACTTGGAGAAAGTAAACCAGAAGGGGATTTGTCGGATGAAATTAAGAAGTTTATTGGAGATGTTTTTATAAGCCATATGTTTAATCATCGATAtag TGCCGTAACATATAGCAAGCATTTTCACACCAAGCGGTTCCATACACCACCAGTCAACGAAAACCGTAGAAAAGTAGACAAACGTAAAACTGAAGAAATTATTGACCTCGACAATAATAACAGTAAACCTGATCATACTGATAGTACTGATAATTCTAAGATTACTGATAATCTTGAGATTACTGATAATCCTGAGATTACTGATAAGCCTGAGATTACTGATAATCCTAAGATTactgataaagaaaataatgaaactgcTGATTGTGAAGTCACTGGCAGTGATTATGTTGTCACTGTTGATGAAAATGATGTGACTGTTGATGAAAATAACGTAACTGATAATGACTGCATAGATTTAAGTTCTGATGAAGATAGTTTTAGAATTTCTCCTAAAATACTGCCGCCTAGAGACGAAACTGTTAGTATGTTTGAATATCTGTGTATGTATGATACATCGAATTACAGTTTTAAGGCTGAAAAACCAAATGGCAGTGTTGAGGatgaaaaagataatatttcAGAATCTCAAGTTACAAATAACTGGGATATTGAGACAGAAAATCAGGATGAAACCATGGTAGAAATTGGTTTGAATAATCAAATTCAAGAGAATATAGAAAAAGAAGAATTGATTGAAGTAAATGAAGATGAATCATCTAAAGAAATCAGTGAAAAATCTAGCAAAATGGACGATGAAGAAATTATTAAACGTATTGATGACATTATAAAGACAGAAGATAAGACTGATTGTGATATTAGTTTTGATAAAGAGGATTTAGTGTTAAGTgaagaaaattatgataatcaATCTTTAGAAGCTAGTCATTCCAAAACGGGTGAAATAGAAAACGGTATAGATATAACAGATAAGAAAAGTACAGAAATTAACCATGTATACATAGTTAACTTACATTATcctactgaaataataaaaaacgaaaAAGCTAAAGCGGTTCAAGAAGTTATTTCGAAGCAAATAATGCTTTCTAAAGAATTACCTTTGCTCAAGTGTCATGGCGTCCAATATGGCGCCCTCATTTATACTTgccataacaaaaatacatttgattTTCTCGAaaattcgataaaaaatattggtgaTCTAAAAGTGTTGAACACTATAAATGTTACCAAAATGGCGgctaaattattttgtttgtttgattttgattctgtttacttatttaatatgaTAGAGTTGTATAACAAGGAGGTTTCTACCAAACAGTGGGTGGTAGAATCGAAGGAGTTTTGTGATGGTAACACCATTTTCATTATAGAAATGGATAAGGATTCCATTGACTTTATACATGCGTCTGATCTCTCGTTATTTGCGGGTGTCGACAAAGTAGAATTTAGCTTGATCTGGGaataa